In Zonotrichia leucophrys gambelii isolate GWCS_2022_RI chromosome 12, RI_Zleu_2.0, whole genome shotgun sequence, a single genomic region encodes these proteins:
- the ASPN gene encoding asporin, giving the protein MKEYTLLLFLALCSAKSLTGPSYFTLKNMMLQDMEDDDDDDDDDNSLFPTTEPILPLIPFDLFPTCPFGCHAWVPCSDIGLTSIPRNIPPDTRMIDLQNNKIKEVKENDLQGLTSLYALALNNNKIYKIHPKAFQPTKRLRRLYLSHNQLTEIPTNLPRTLVELRIHANKVKKIPKDVFKGMKSLHVLEMSANPLNNDGIEPGAFEGVNIYHIRIAEAKLTSIPKGLPSSLLELHLDDNKITGIEVEDFNRYKDLQRLGLGNNKIKDVENGSFANIPSIREIHLEKNKLKKVPPGLPELKYLQVVFLHSNHIAKLGVNDFCPTGRRKKKALYSGISLFNNPVKYWQVQPSTFRCILARNSVQLGNFLK; this is encoded by the exons ATGAAAGAATACACACTCCTCCTCTTCTTGGCTTTGTGCTCTGCCAAATCTCTCACTGGTCCTTCATATTTTACACTGAAGAACATGATGCTCCAAGATATGGAAGATGACGACGATGATGACGATGACGACAATTCTCTGTTTCCAACCACTGAACCCATTCTACCACTGATTCCTTTTGATCTGTTCCCAACATGTCCCTTTGGATGCCATGCTTGGGTTCCATGCTCTGATA TAGGTTTGACATCAATTCCTCGCAACATCCCACCAGATACTCGGATGATTGATCTTCAGAACAACAAAATCAAAGAGGTCAAGGAGAACGATCTCCAAGGACTCACATCACTTTAT GCACTGGCTTTGAACAACAATAAAATATACAAGATCCATCCCAAGGCCTTTCAACCCACAAAGAGGCTACGACGACTGTACTTGTCCCACAACCAACTGACAGAGATTCCAACAAATCTGCCCAGAACTCTGGTAGAGCTCAGAATTCATGCTAATAAGGTTAAGAAAATCCCCAAGGATGTATTTAAAGGAATGAAGTCTCTACATGTTTTAG AAATGAGTGCAAATCCTCTTAACAATGATGGAATAGAGCCAGGGGCTTTTGAAGGGGTGAATATCTACCACATACGGATTGCAGAGGCCAAGTTAACTTCAATTCCTAAAG GTTTGCCCTCCAGTCTCCTGGAGCTTCACTTAGATGACAATAAGATCACAGGAATTGAAGTTGAGGATTTTAACCGCTACAAAGACCTACAAAG GCTAGGCCTCGGCAATAATAAAATCAAAGACGTGGAAAATGGAAGTTTTGCCAACATCCCAAGTATACGTGAAATccacctggaaaaaaacaagctGAAGAAGGTTCCTCCTGGATTACCTGAACTGAAATATCTGCAG GTGGTTTTCCTCCATTCCAACCACATTGCCAAGCTGGGAGTGAACGATTTCTGTCCCACAGGACggaggaagaagaaagctcTGTACAGCGGCATCAGCCTCTTCAACAACCCCGTCAAGTACTGGCAGGTGCAGCCTTCCACCTTCCGCTGCATCTTAGCCAGGAACAGCGTCCAGCTCGGCAACTTCCTCAAGTGA